One Nostoc punctiforme PCC 73102 DNA window includes the following coding sequences:
- a CDS encoding IS701-like element ISNpu5 family transposase: MVEPRSPIKTVKFVDEYCLWYKNLFSDVRNFEAFKYLHIGCISDLKRKSLPEIAKIVGLDNYQGLHHFLTTPSWSVEQLRALRLQLILEVLKGRPIILIIDETGDKKKGNTTDYVKRQYIGNLGKVENGVVAVTAYGMFCGMTFPLLFEVYKPREKLKPGDKYLTKPQIGAMLIRKLQLMGFKFNLVLADSLYGESSTNFIPVLDELDLNYLVAIRSNHSVALLKGQYTQYLNWHKFKRVFSDLSSENRFIREIIHGKRSNHRYWQITTDTLNLPGNSTWYVMSKYPDITPREVGNFYGFRTWVEYGLKQSKNQLGWADYRFTCYEDIERWWEIICSAYLMVSLHSESLRPYPLDSQSTFASHQRWDNGKGWKNILNNLRLILQPFTLFNLIQPWLSVFPIPHLSLGFAKLQSVVYYLTYPTFISLTDPDFYFSSA, from the coding sequence ATGGTAGAGCCTCGTTCACCCATAAAAACCGTCAAGTTTGTGGATGAATATTGCTTATGGTATAAAAACCTGTTTTCAGATGTTAGGAATTTTGAAGCTTTCAAATATCTACATATAGGATGTATTTCCGATTTAAAACGGAAAAGTCTACCTGAAATAGCGAAAATTGTCGGGCTAGATAACTATCAAGGACTACATCATTTCTTAACTACACCATCATGGTCAGTAGAACAGTTAAGAGCTTTGCGATTACAACTAATTTTAGAGGTACTAAAAGGAAGACCAATCATTTTAATTATTGATGAAACAGGAGATAAAAAGAAAGGTAATACCACAGATTATGTGAAACGTCAGTACATAGGCAATTTAGGAAAAGTAGAGAATGGCGTTGTGGCAGTCACAGCTTACGGTATGTTCTGTGGAATGACATTTCCACTGCTGTTTGAAGTATACAAGCCACGAGAAAAATTAAAGCCAGGAGACAAATATCTTACTAAGCCTCAAATCGGGGCAATGCTAATACGCAAGCTACAGTTAATGGGATTCAAATTCAACTTGGTACTAGCAGATAGCTTATATGGTGAGAGTAGCACAAATTTTATACCCGTATTAGATGAATTAGATTTAAATTATCTAGTAGCAATTCGCTCAAACCATTCTGTAGCATTGCTTAAAGGTCAGTATACTCAATATTTAAACTGGCATAAGTTTAAAAGAGTATTCTCTGACTTAAGTAGTGAGAATCGGTTTATTAGAGAAATAATACATGGCAAACGTAGCAATCATAGGTATTGGCAAATTACTACAGACACTCTTAACTTACCTGGAAACTCTACCTGGTATGTAATGAGTAAATACCCAGACATTACACCAAGAGAAGTTGGGAATTTCTATGGCTTTAGGACATGGGTTGAGTATGGTTTAAAACAAAGTAAGAATCAGTTAGGTTGGGCAGATTATCGTTTTACTTGCTATGAAGATATTGAACGGTGGTGGGAGATTATTTGTAGCGCCTACTTAATGGTTAGTCTTCATTCAGAATCTCTGCGCCCTTATCCCCTAGATTCTCAATCAACATTTGCTTCACATCAGAGGTGGGATAATGGTAAAGGTTGGAAGAATATTCTCAATAATCTCCGTCTCATCCTTCAACCTTTTACCCTATTTAATTTAATTCAGCCTTGGCTTTCAGTTTTTCCTATTCCTCATTTATCTTTGGGATTTGCTAAACTCCAATCTGTTGTTTATTACCTTACCTATCCTACTTTTATATCCCTGACTGACCCTGATTTCTATTTTTCCTCTGCCTAA
- a CDS encoding NUDIX hydrolase: MGKAGEIRVIALGLIRDGERIFVSEGYDPVKQETFYRALGGGVDFGETSHAALKREFQEEIQAELTNIKYLGCIESLFTFNGKQGHEIVQLYQCDFVDSKFYQLESLIFSESQHHKHKALWMDISRFKSGELRLVPEVFFEYL, encoded by the coding sequence ATGGGTAAAGCAGGCGAAATTCGGGTAATAGCATTGGGGCTAATTCGGGATGGCGAACGCATATTTGTTTCTGAAGGCTATGATCCCGTAAAGCAAGAAACATTTTATCGTGCTTTAGGCGGTGGTGTTGATTTTGGCGAAACTAGCCACGCCGCCTTAAAACGGGAGTTTCAAGAGGAAATTCAGGCGGAATTAACGAATATTAAATATCTAGGTTGTATAGAAAGCTTGTTTACATTTAATGGTAAGCAAGGTCATGAAATTGTTCAACTTTATCAATGTGACTTTGTTGATTCAAAATTTTATCAACTGGAAAGTCTAATTTTTTCAGAATCACAACATCATAAACATAAAGCGTTATGGATGGATATCTCTCGCTTCAAATCTGGTGAATTACGATTAGTACCTGAAGTGTTTTTTGAATATTTATAA
- a CDS encoding type II toxin-antitoxin system RelE family toxin — translation MSYQIEISKSASKQIKKLPVDIQERLESKIQQLALEPRPDGVGKLRNGENRYRIRVGDYRILYHIYDDVLVVTVVRVGHRREVYKDD, via the coding sequence ATGAGCTACCAAATAGAAATTTCCAAAAGTGCATCTAAACAAATCAAAAAGTTACCCGTAGATATTCAGGAAAGATTAGAAAGCAAAATTCAACAATTAGCTCTTGAGCCTCGCCCTGATGGTGTCGGCAAATTAAGAAATGGTGAAAATCGTTATCGCATCAGAGTAGGCGATTATCGGATTTTGTATCATATTTACGATGATGTCTTAGTAGTAACCGTTGTCAGAGTAGGGCATCGTAGAGAAGTTTATAAAGATGATTGA
- the rsmG gene encoding 16S rRNA (guanine(527)-N(7))-methyltransferase RsmG, whose translation MTNLLPEMAEIWQQTLNWQPTVQQQEQFQRLYELILEGNRQLNLTRITDPQEFWEKHLWDSLRGILPLLSGNLPPASPTIIDIGTGAGFPGVPVAMTVPNCTITLLDSTQKKITFLDNILTELALTNTKTIVGRAEKIGQHPQHRMAYDIALIRAVGAVSVCAEYTLPLLKQGGLAIIYRGNWTKDETTALQNAVKLLGGVIESIEQFTTPLSHSIRHCVYLRKVATTPVQFPRPIGVPTQKPL comes from the coding sequence ATGACAAACTTATTGCCTGAGATGGCAGAAATCTGGCAGCAAACTCTGAATTGGCAACCAACTGTCCAACAGCAAGAACAATTCCAAAGGCTTTATGAGTTAATCCTAGAAGGTAATCGTCAACTAAATTTAACTCGCATTACTGACCCCCAAGAGTTTTGGGAAAAACATCTCTGGGATTCTCTACGAGGAATTCTACCCCTATTATCAGGAAATTTACCCCCGGCTTCTCCCACTATCATCGATATTGGTACAGGTGCAGGTTTTCCAGGTGTTCCAGTGGCAATGACAGTACCTAATTGCACAATTACTCTTCTCGATTCCACTCAGAAAAAAATTACTTTTCTCGACAATATATTAACTGAACTTGCCCTTACTAATACCAAAACTATTGTTGGTAGAGCTGAGAAAATCGGTCAGCATCCTCAGCATCGAATGGCTTATGATATTGCACTGATCCGTGCTGTAGGGGCAGTTTCTGTTTGTGCAGAATATACTCTACCACTGCTCAAACAGGGAGGTTTAGCCATAATTTATCGTGGTAATTGGACAAAGGATGAAACAACAGCTTTGCAGAATGCTGTGAAGCTGTTGGGTGGCGTTATTGAATCAATCGAACAATTTACAACACCCTTGAGTCACAGCATCCGGCACTGTGTGTATTTGCGTAAGGTAGCCACCACACCAGTTCAGTTTCCCCGTCCTATTGGTGTACCTACTCAAAAGCCTCTTTGA
- a CDS encoding type II toxin-antitoxin system HicB family antitoxin — MKTLNQKNQQIEKPSLEYYLNLQYSIILYPDPEGGYVAQIKDLPGCLTQGETLEETVANLNEARELWIETAYEAGDDIPLPSSNDSYSGKLLLRMPKSLHRRLAETSEREGVSLNQYIVSLLSAVT; from the coding sequence ATGAAGACACTGAACCAGAAGAACCAGCAGATTGAGAAGCCGTCCTTAGAATATTATTTAAATCTTCAGTACTCCATAATACTTTACCCCGACCCAGAGGGGGGATATGTAGCTCAAATTAAAGATTTACCTGGATGTCTTACTCAAGGTGAAACCCTTGAAGAGACAGTGGCAAATCTCAATGAAGCGCGAGAATTATGGATTGAAACAGCTTATGAAGCTGGCGATGATATTCCTTTACCAAGTAGTAATGATAGCTATAGCGGTAAACTGCTACTACGGATGCCGAAATCTTTACATCGACGTTTAGCTGAGACTTCTGAACGAGAAGGCGTTAGCCTTAACCAATATATTGTGTCTTTGCTGAGTGCAGTGACCTAA
- a CDS encoding DUF3531 family protein, with translation MEIQFREINPFDMWIWLKFSTNPSAREKQYVEEVFNSWFYLGKLGAFNAENLQVQDTGLDISYMNYDEQGYDKSLLALMHNIGEFEYEGQWGRCWFDLGTSDAIALDILINALTQLSQEYVTIEQLYIGGENPDWPIEDSESRPQSIYDN, from the coding sequence ATGGAGATTCAGTTCCGCGAGATTAATCCTTTTGATATGTGGATTTGGCTGAAATTCAGTACAAATCCTTCTGCACGTGAAAAACAGTATGTAGAAGAAGTTTTCAATTCCTGGTTTTATCTGGGTAAATTGGGCGCATTTAACGCAGAGAATCTTCAGGTGCAGGACACTGGACTCGATATCAGCTACATGAATTATGATGAGCAAGGGTATGATAAAAGCTTGCTAGCACTGATGCACAACATCGGTGAGTTTGAATATGAGGGTCAATGGGGGCGTTGTTGGTTTGATCTAGGAACCAGTGATGCGATCGCTCTGGATATTTTAATCAATGCCCTCACACAGCTAAGTCAGGAATATGTGACCATTGAACAATTGTACATCGGTGGCGAAAATCCAGATTGGCCTATTGAGGATAGTGAAAGTCGTCCTCAGTCTATTTACGATAATTAG
- a CDS encoding Sll0314/Alr1548 family TPR repeat-containing protein, with the protein MTKRFSSPQLLVPTRLTILAQTAFGAAIALNLWVNPSLAGDPFRNSEPHQIGDQTEAAFKAIFQQGNYPAAERYLEQAISKEPNEPLAYAMKASLAYGNKDWAKLDTYSQKTLETGQKLIPNDPLRGNLYTAVGHFLEGAVILTREGTVNGVPQAFSRLRQVYEYLDKAEAISANDPELNLIKGYMDLLLAVNLPFASPDQSIGRLEKNAAPGYLVDRGIALAYRDLKRYPQALEYVNRALKTTSDNPEIYYLKAQILKELGQKEKSQQMIQEAIANFDKALTKKSQLPSDLVKQIESERKNAVSLKNPG; encoded by the coding sequence ATGACTAAAAGGTTTTCTTCGCCTCAATTATTAGTGCCTACCAGACTCACTATCCTTGCTCAGACTGCTTTTGGTGCTGCAATCGCACTTAATTTGTGGGTAAATCCCTCCCTGGCTGGCGATCCGTTTCGCAATAGCGAACCTCATCAAATTGGCGACCAAACAGAAGCAGCTTTTAAAGCGATTTTCCAGCAGGGTAACTATCCAGCAGCAGAGCGTTATTTGGAACAAGCAATATCTAAAGAACCAAATGAACCTCTAGCTTATGCGATGAAGGCATCTTTGGCATACGGAAATAAGGATTGGGCTAAACTAGACACCTACAGTCAGAAAACTCTAGAAACCGGGCAAAAACTGATTCCTAACGATCCGTTGCGTGGTAATTTATACACTGCTGTTGGTCATTTTTTAGAGGGAGCAGTAATTCTCACCCGTGAGGGTACAGTCAACGGTGTACCGCAGGCTTTTAGTCGGCTGCGGCAAGTTTATGAATATTTAGATAAAGCCGAAGCAATTTCTGCCAACGATCCAGAACTGAATTTAATCAAGGGTTATATGGATTTATTGTTGGCGGTTAATTTGCCTTTTGCTAGTCCCGATCAGTCAATTGGACGCTTAGAAAAAAATGCTGCTCCTGGGTATCTCGTCGATCGGGGTATTGCTCTTGCTTACCGTGATTTAAAACGGTATCCACAAGCACTAGAGTATGTCAACCGGGCGCTCAAAACCACATCCGATAATCCAGAAATTTATTATCTTAAAGCCCAAATATTGAAAGAATTGGGGCAAAAAGAAAAAAGCCAGCAGATGATTCAGGAAGCGATCGCTAATTTTGACAAAGCATTAACTAAAAAATCCCAACTCCCAAGCGATTTAGTCAAACAAATTGAGAGTGAACGCAAGAATGCTGTTAGCCTTAAGAATCCTGGGTGA
- a CDS encoding WD40 repeat domain-containing protein — MNQSWYPAHTFNGDSSWFGGVRSLSINPSRQIIGCGSDDNTIRLWDLNNGQLLSYPFEHTKSVRSISFTPKGNGLISGGDDATIRVWDLRTSQELLTFNAHSQPVTAVAVVPIYDFVVSGSDDYPCCVTLGRGKIEIRVSQGYKSRIGKVINNRLEFSKSQR, encoded by the coding sequence ATGAATCAATCATGGTATCCAGCACACACATTCAATGGTGACTCTAGTTGGTTCGGTGGTGTGCGCTCCCTATCCATAAATCCAAGCCGCCAAATTATTGGTTGTGGCAGCGATGACAATACAATTAGATTATGGGATCTCAATAATGGTCAACTTTTGAGCTATCCATTTGAACATACAAAATCTGTTCGCTCTATTAGCTTTACTCCCAAAGGAAATGGTTTGATTAGCGGTGGCGATGATGCCACCATTAGAGTTTGGGATTTAAGAACATCTCAGGAATTATTAACTTTTAATGCTCATTCTCAACCAGTAACGGCAGTTGCTGTGGTTCCAATTTATGATTTTGTTGTAAGTGGAAGTGATGACTATCCCTGTTGTGTCACTTTAGGCAGAGGAAAAATAGAAATCAGGGTCAGTCAGGGATATAAAAGTAGGATAGGTAAGGTAATAAACAACAGATTGGAGTTTAGCAAATCCCAAAGATAA
- a CDS encoding type II toxin-antitoxin system HicA family toxin, producing the protein MSKLRKLVDQFLKQPPEVRSQEVYYLLEAFGFEEKKSKGSHHSFRDSQGKTITVPKTGGQKVKGVYVQQIVELLNLEEWIDEDTEPEEPAD; encoded by the coding sequence ATGAGCAAATTAAGAAAATTAGTAGATCAGTTCCTAAAACAACCTCCAGAAGTGCGGTCTCAGGAAGTTTACTATCTATTGGAAGCTTTTGGCTTTGAAGAGAAAAAGTCTAAAGGTAGCCATCATAGCTTCCGAGACTCTCAAGGTAAAACCATCACTGTACCCAAAACAGGAGGACAAAAAGTTAAAGGAGTCTATGTACAGCAAATAGTTGAACTTTTAAATTTAGAAGAGTGGATTGATGAAGACACTGAACCAGAAGAACCAGCAGATTGA
- a CDS encoding hybrid sensor histidine kinase/response regulator, which produces MANDGKGQTILIIDDHPTNIEVLYDALDQAGYKVLVEMDGWHGIETVKSYPPDLILLDVMMPGIDGFETCRQLKSQQTTCEIPIIFMTALNDTTDKVKGLGLGAVDYITKPFQQEEVLARIGIHLKLRRANLELAQQKDILEQRVQERTTELSQALDNFKNAQLQLVQSEKMATLGNLVAGVAHEINNPLGFLKGSMNNTEEYIQDLFNYVQCVQQHHPLLAPDVTNLAEKIDLEFLCEDLPKLLDSMRVATERITDISTSLRTFSRADTCEKVACNLHEGIESTLLILKYRLKASQKRPTIEVITDYGKLPPVKCFLGQLNQVFMNILANAIDVLDTESVGRTFAELEANSQQIIIRTEVSSDQNTVVIRIKDNGSGMPEDIKLRIFDHLFTTKEVGKGTGLGLAIARQIVEETHNGKLICNSILGEGTEFIIKIPVS; this is translated from the coding sequence ATGGCAAATGATGGAAAAGGTCAAACAATTCTGATTATTGACGATCATCCAACTAATATCGAAGTGCTATATGATGCACTTGACCAAGCAGGTTATAAAGTTCTAGTAGAAATGGATGGTTGGCATGGCATCGAGACGGTAAAAAGCTATCCCCCAGATTTAATTTTACTAGATGTAATGATGCCAGGAATTGATGGCTTTGAAACCTGCCGTCAATTAAAATCTCAACAGACTACCTGTGAGATTCCGATTATTTTTATGACTGCTCTTAATGATACAACCGATAAAGTCAAAGGTTTAGGGTTAGGAGCTGTTGATTATATTACAAAGCCATTTCAACAAGAAGAAGTACTTGCACGCATTGGGATTCACCTGAAACTGCGACGAGCAAATTTAGAATTAGCGCAACAAAAGGATATCTTGGAGCAACGGGTACAAGAACGCACCACAGAGCTTTCGCAAGCGCTAGATAATTTTAAAAATGCACAATTGCAATTAGTGCAAAGTGAAAAAATGGCAACCTTGGGTAACTTAGTTGCAGGAGTAGCACACGAAATTAACAACCCTCTTGGATTTCTCAAAGGCAGTATGAATAACACCGAAGAATATATCCAAGATTTATTCAACTATGTGCAATGCGTGCAGCAACATCATCCTCTGCTTGCACCTGATGTCACCAACCTTGCCGAGAAAATTGACTTAGAGTTTTTGTGCGAGGACTTACCAAAGCTACTAGATTCGATGAGGGTAGCGACAGAACGTATTACGGACATTAGCACTAGTCTTCGCACCTTTTCCAGAGCCGATACATGTGAAAAAGTTGCTTGCAACCTGCATGAAGGGATTGAAAGTACACTATTAATTTTGAAGTATCGCCTCAAAGCGTCCCAGAAACGCCCGACGATTGAGGTGATTACAGATTATGGGAAATTACCACCTGTTAAGTGCTTTTTAGGACAGTTAAATCAAGTATTTATGAACATCCTTGCCAATGCAATTGATGTATTAGATACAGAAAGCGTTGGGCGAACATTTGCTGAATTAGAAGCTAATTCTCAGCAAATTATAATTCGCACTGAAGTATCTAGCGACCAAAATACGGTAGTAATTCGGATCAAAGATAACGGGTCGGGAATGCCAGAGGATATTAAATTACGTATCTTTGACCACTTGTTTACCACTAAAGAGGTTGGCAAGGGAACAGGATTGGGATTAGCGATCGCTCGTCAAATTGTCGAAGAAACGCACAATGGTAAGTTAATCTGCAACTCCATTCTGGGTGAGGGCACAGAATTTATTATTAAGATTCCAGTGTCTTAA
- a CDS encoding ABC transporter ATP-binding protein: MLYLRNVNYHPTACPTAILKSINLELAPQQLGLIIGPSGSGKSTLLEILSGLAEPTTGALFWREQELIAEQLQQLAGLVFQFPERHFCGGSILEELRLGHPELGSERVRQALTEVGLEHLSLSAAPHALSGGQQRRLALAVQLIRQPNLLLLDEPTAGLDWSMRRQLVNLLAKLKQDWTLLVVTHDAGDLLAIADRCWTLNHGELQSVDPKTLEAKVKEPLPSV, from the coding sequence ATGCTCTATCTCCGAAATGTAAATTATCACCCCACAGCGTGTCCAACAGCGATTCTTAAATCGATCAACTTGGAATTAGCACCCCAGCAGCTAGGTCTGATTATTGGCCCCAGTGGTTCGGGAAAAAGTACTTTACTAGAAATTTTGTCAGGACTAGCCGAACCTACTACTGGCGCACTCTTCTGGCGGGAACAAGAACTTATAGCCGAACAGCTACAACAATTAGCTGGGTTGGTATTTCAGTTTCCAGAACGGCACTTTTGCGGTGGTTCAATTTTAGAAGAATTGCGCTTAGGACATCCTGAGTTAGGGTCAGAACGAGTTAGACAGGCCCTAACTGAGGTGGGATTAGAGCATTTATCGCTTTCTGCTGCTCCCCATGCTTTGAGTGGCGGTCAACAGAGGCGTTTAGCTTTAGCAGTGCAATTGATTCGCCAGCCAAATTTACTGTTATTGGATGAACCCACTGCTGGGTTAGATTGGTCAATGCGTCGGCAACTGGTAAATTTATTAGCCAAGCTGAAACAAGATTGGACGCTATTGGTAGTAACACACGATGCTGGGGATTTGTTAGCGATCGCAGATCGTTGCTGGACACTCAACCACGGCGAACTACAATCAGTAGACCCAAAGACATTAGAAGCCAAAGTCAAAGAACCTCTACCATCGGTATGA